The region CAACCTGCTCCCCTGGCGCGCGCTGGCCGAAGCCACCGGCGCTCCGCTCAACATTTTGCCCTTGAACGAGCGCGGGGAACTCGATCGGGAGGCCGCCGCCCCCCTGCTGGCCGGGGCCCGGGTGGTGGCCCTGACCCAGGTGTCCAACGTGCTGGGCACGGTCAACCCGGTGGCCGAGCTGGTGGCGATGGCCCGTCAGGGAGGCGCGCTGACCGTGGTCGACGGCTCCCAGAGCGTGGCCCATCGCGCCGTGGATGTGCAGGCGCTGGGCTGCGACTTCTTTGTCTGCTCGGGCCATAAGATGTACGGCCCCACCGGGGTGGGGCTCCTCTACGGGCGGCGCGCGGCGCTGGAAGCATTGGAACCGGTGGAGCTGGGCGGCGGCATGATGACCTCGGTCACCGAGACCGACGTCGTCTTCGCCGAAATCCCCCATCGCTTTGAGGCCGGCACCCCGCCGGTGGCCCAGGCCGTGGGGCTGGCCGCGGCGATCGCCTGGATGCAGGCCGCCGGCATGGAGGCCCTCCAGCGCCACGAACAGGCGCTGACGGCCTACGCCCTGAACGAGCTCAGTACCGTCAAAGGACTGGAGCTCGTGGGCACCCCGCGGGAGCGCTCGGCGGTGATTTCATTTGGCCTCCAGGGCCTTGACGCCTATGCCCTGGGTGACCATCTCGACCGACGAGGCATCGCGCTGCGGGTGGGCTCGCACTGCGCGCACCCCTTGGTCCGGCGCCTGGGGCTCCGCGCCACGGCCCGGGCCTCCTTTGGCGCGTACACCGACCGCCACGACATCGATCGCCTGGTCGAGGCCCTGCATCAGGCCGCCGAGCGCTCCCGATGATTCCCGCACACAGACCTGAATCGACCTGAAAAGACCTGATCGACCGACGCGCTCTCGGGGGCCGCAGCTCCCGAAAGCGCGTCAATTGCCCCCCTTGAATCACCCCATCTCGAGTTGTTTATGAGTGAACACCCACGCCAGCGCCTGGGCCATGATGAAGCCTGCGAACGCATCCTGGATGCCGCCGCACACGTCTTTAACCAGCGCGGGCGCGCCATGACCGTGGAAGAGATCGCCACCCGGGCCGGCTACTCCACCTCGGC is a window of Lujinxingia litoralis DNA encoding:
- a CDS encoding aminotransferase class V-fold PLP-dependent enzyme; amino-acid sequence: MTLRPPHEMSAHPDAGLSARWRQEIPALHHDERPDAPRAWVYLDSAATTLTPQPVIDALAEFYATETGSAGRGGHQRARRSTERFESARATAATFLGAADPAEIVFTRGATHGLNLVAGGIKSALKPGDTIVISAMEHHANLLPWRALAEATGAPLNILPLNERGELDREAAAPLLAGARVVALTQVSNVLGTVNPVAELVAMARQGGALTVVDGSQSVAHRAVDVQALGCDFFVCSGHKMYGPTGVGLLYGRRAALEALEPVELGGGMMTSVTETDVVFAEIPHRFEAGTPPVAQAVGLAAAIAWMQAAGMEALQRHEQALTAYALNELSTVKGLELVGTPRERSAVISFGLQGLDAYALGDHLDRRGIALRVGSHCAHPLVRRLGLRATARASFGAYTDRHDIDRLVEALHQAAERSR